The Humulus lupulus chromosome 4, drHumLupu1.1, whole genome shotgun sequence genome has a window encoding:
- the LOC133832431 gene encoding uncharacterized protein LOC133832431 produces MAKFELEKFDGTGDFSLWWESLKGILVHQKVAKMVGDAKLLEGKKVEEIAKMEEMAYHTTIMYLSNSVRRKLIAKTTAKGQVGTTIHEAINLLERLYDFRMNSSLSLDDNIDKFNETIVGLSYIKHEVDEENQPIILLRSLPIAYQEVKATIKYGGDVISFDDYILSLNHQGETFNAHSERHQESLCCKLHGLSTSYYSVDTLSK; encoded by the exons ATGGCTAAATTTGAACTTGAAAAATTTGATGGTACCGGTGACTTCTCTCTATGGTGGGAGAGCCTGAAAGGCATCTTGGTACACCAGAAAGTGGCCAAAATGGTCGGAGATGCAAAGCTCTTAGAAGGGAAAAAGGTTGAGGAGATTGCTAAAATGGAGGAGATGGCTTACCACACCACAATTATGTACCTGTCAAATAGTGTGAGAAGGAAATTAATTGCCAAGACAACAGCAAAGGGACAAGTTGGAACAACTATACATGAAGCCATCAATCTCCTAGAGAGATTATATGATTTCAGAATGAATTCTTCTTTATCCTTAGATGACAATATTGACAAGTTCAATGAAACTATTGTAGGTCTTTCTTATATCAAGCATGAAGTGGATGAGGAAAACCAACCAATCATTCTGTTAAGATCTTTACCAATAGCCTATCAAGAGGTGAAAGCTACCATAAAATATGGTGGAGATGTGATCTCCTTTGATGATTACATACTGTCACTAAATCATCAAGGAGAG ACTTTTAATGCACACAGTGAGAGGCATCAAGAATCACTCTGCTGCAAGCTTCATGGCTTGTCAACCTCTTACTACAGTGTGGATACACTGTCAAAATAG